In the Drosophila teissieri strain GT53w chromosome 3R, Prin_Dtei_1.1, whole genome shotgun sequence genome, acCGGTTGTTTGCGAGGGCGCCTTCATGGCCGGCTCTTCGGGCTTGTCCTCCGGATGGAAGACAACCGTCCAGCGGTCCAGCCTTATCTCCTCCGCCTCGATGACGTCGCGCAGCAGATTCAGCGGATCCTCACCGCCGGTGTAGCCGGAGCCCCAGCACAAAACGCGAGCCAAGTCGTTGCCTTGAGGGGATTTCGATGGGAAAAGTTAATGGATTTCAAAATGTATGATATGATACATATGCATTAGAAATCATACTAGTTTTTCTGGGATAGAAGGTGGTTTATGTGGCTGTCACTTACCTGTTCCCAGTGGAACAATGGCGCACGGTGGGCTGGAGCACTCCGAGTCCTGGCCTACATTGTCCAGGCACTGCAGCACCCAACCAATGGTGCCATCTCCGCCGCAAACCAGAATCTTGTAGTTGGTTATTTGCCGGAATACATACAAACTAAGAGTAGATGGACACAACGAAGATAAGTGGGTGATACATAAACAGGTGTATATGTTGAACGTACCCGGGCAAAGGACCGCCATTATCCAGATCGAAAACCTGGTAGGGATTCAGCAGTTTCCTGAAGCTGGAGATCAGCTCCAATCCCTGGCAGCCGCCGGACTTAACATTGACAAAGACCAGCAGTGGTCGCACATCGGAGGGCACCATGCTGGGCTCGATGTTCGGCAGGAGCAGTACCAGCAGTTTCTTGTCCTCGATGATGGTCTCGCGGAGATTGTAGAAGGCGCGAACCTGCAAGCAATACATCCCACATCCCATTAGTTGGGTGACACTTGGGCATTGCTATATTCTCAGATACCCACCGCCTTCATGGAGTCCTCAAAGGTGAGCACTACCGAGCCATACTCGTAGTAGATGGGTCCGATGCTGATGAACTTGTTCTCGTCGGTTACGTACTTGTTGAGGATCTGCTCGTAGTTGCGCTGCGAGAGACCGGTGGGCAGATTGCCCACGAACAGCGCGATATTGGGACCATGCGGATCCTGCTTGTGCTGCATGTAGAACCGCATGAGCTCCATCTGGCGAATGGAGTCCTTGCCCAGCTGCTTCATAATATCCCAGGGCCTTTCGTTCCACGACAAAATGCGTTCGGTCACGCCGCGATCGAGCAACACTTCCGAGCACCTGGCGAGGATTATGGATATGGATTAAGTGTGGTTTGGAATCCAACCATATCCGACAACTTACCGGTAGTCCTGAATCTGGTTATCCTGCAGCCCGAACTTGTCCAGGGCATCGCGTATCAAATCCTTAATAACTGTGCTATTATCTACAGGAACACTGACATAGGGATCCTCCAGCATCGAGCACTGCAGCTTGCCGGGGTAGACGCGCACATGGCCACGATCGCGGTCGTGGAACCGTAGGTATATGGCCGGTCGCTTGCCCTCCAGGTGCACCAGGTTGAGCACGGGCGTGGGATCGAGCATGGGAGTGTCCTCCATGCCGGCGGGTGCGTACAGATCGGTCAGATAGAAGGCCTGCGGATCGCGCGTGATGTGGAATGCCCGCAGAGCGGTGgtcagcagctgctccagcgtATAGGTGCGCTGCACGATGATCACGCGGTACTGCTGGCGTCGGAATGAGTTGTTGCCATCGAACACCTTGATCATCTCTGTGGGTGATAGAAGTTTATGTTTTGGGTTTCCCTATTCCAGAACTCTATGCGCACCTATGTCCTTTTCCTcgcgctccttctccttcttctcgCGATCCTTCTCCGACTTATCCGACTTGTGGCCGGAACCGGAATCGGGTCTATAGTGACCAGAGGAGCCACCTGCAACCGATGCCGAGGCACCAGCTGCGGATGAGCCACCAGCTCCGCCACAtccgccgcctccgccaccagcaccaccgctGCTGGGTCCATGTCCCGATTCGGCTTTGCTGGCCGACTCCTCGTCCTTGAAACGGGGTGTGTCGCCGCTGCTGAACTCCTCGGATATGCTGCGTGCTGGGGATCACAGAAACGTGGGTCAGTGACTGCTCGGATCCTCACTGGGACACACATTGTTTAGTAGCAACAAAAGCGGCCTTGGCCTGGTGTTAGATACTTAGCTACGCTCGGAAAAATGTGCATTAAACTATATCTCTTTTAAAAAGGTTAATTAtctcaaatatatttaatacataATCTTCCGAGGATTACTCATGCGGTTATGTCGGTGTTAATGATTAGTGGCATTGCAATGTGGGGCGGAATGGTGCGGATGATTAGTGGTTCGATGGTTAGCGATTAGTGGGTTATGGCCAAGTGGTTCAACAGAAAACGGGGGACGGgtcaaccaaaacaaaaaccaaaacatagtGGTTAGCGCAAACTGAGGTCCTTTGGAAACCCAGATCCTTTCGGTTAGCAGGGACTGAGACAAAGAcaaatagagagagagagagagaaagaagTGAAAGGAGTACGGTTGGCTAGTCACCTCTGCGCTTCTGGTAGCGCGGCTTGCGCCAGCCGACGGAGAGGCCCTGCCGCACCTGGCGGAGCAGTCGGCCCAGGACATGGCCATCGCTGGCGTCACTGGCCCTCGATCGACTGCTGGCCCCGCCGTCGCTGATGTCGCCGGCAAAGGCCACATCATCACTGGCCCCGCTCGGCCGGTCGTCCAGGTAGAGATCATCGAAGCCCACATCGTCGTCCACATCGGTGGCGTCCAGTCGCCCGGCCAGCATGTGATAGTTGTCGTCGTACGGATGGTAGTTGCCATCCTCGTCCTGAATGGTGATCTCGATATTCTGCGACAGCCGGTCCAGGCTGTAATTGCTTTTGCCGCCCACACCGACCGCATTCTTGGGCGATCTCTTCGAGCGTCGGCGCTGGAACAAGCCGCGTCCGTACTTCTTATAGCGCGACACAGCCGTAATGGCCGCCGACTCCTGGAAGGACTTGCTCCTGCCCACCGGCGACAGCTGCAGCAGCGTGGCCGGGGCAGAGGGCGAGGCCGAGGAGCAGTCACTCGAATTGGAGTTGGACAGCGGCGAGCTGAGGGAGCCGCCCTTGCCCTGCGCCTTGTGCTTGGGCATGAGTATGggtttgggcttgggcttgatTTGGGCCAGAGCCCCAGTCTTGGGTTGCTGGCGTCCGCCCTGGACGCTCAAGGCATGTCCGGACTTTACCGGGGCAGTGGTGGTGAGGGTGGTGGCGTTGGCGGTGTTCCTGGCGGCGGTTGCACTTGCTCCACCAGGAACATTGGAGGCATTGCT is a window encoding:
- the LOC122620025 gene encoding LOW QUALITY PROTEIN: diacylglycerol kinase theta (The sequence of the model RefSeq protein was modified relative to this genomic sequence to represent the inferred CDS: deleted 1 base in 1 codon), which codes for MADGGHSFVKKTFHKPTYCHHCSDLLWGLIQQGYICEVCNFIIHERCVSSVVTPCSGIAPCIIKNPVAHCWSEPTHHKRKFCTVCRKRLDETPAVHCLVCEYFAHIECQDFAVPDCTENATYVPGKELLNVKHQHHWREGNLPSTSKCAYCKKTCWSSECLTGYRCEWCGMTTHAGCRMYLPTECNFGILQPIYLPPHSVSIPRTEVPIEAIIGVQVKSKTSLVRDYSCPSPDLSCPIPGAGSGSLSGLGLKELLELHRQRLEQSKQHFLLSTPPTPTSCGSISLCHSPTPSSLTVGETSNEAEQDCDRERDQDQPEDEPEEENTEQDSALQLTTTSTSNVMGNLQKSPSANSSLHLLYTNLFRKLGQGKRRRKRGSSGGGLSPSEDEDDVDGGVCDISGGDLSDDYDHCDVALRRRSLRSRQPRDVSETDYHGDAEAEAEGETVPRESCYETSDTGGELTNTDDLDSSLNLISNLSYNSSNNSNASNVPGGASATAARNTANATTLTTTAPVKSGHALSVQGGRQQPKTGALAQIKPKPKPILMPKHKAQGKGGSLSSPLSNSNSSDCSSASPSAPATLLQLSPVGRSKSFQESAAITAVSRYKKYGRGLFQRRRSKRSPKNAVGVGGKSNYSLDRLSQNIEITIQDEDGNYHPYDDNYHMLAGRLDATDVDDDVGFDDLYLDDRPSGASDDVAFAGDISDGGASSRSRASDASDGHVLGRLLRQVRQGLSVGWRKPRYQKRRARSISEEFSSGDTPRFKDEESASKAESGHGPSSGGAGGGGGGCGGAGGSSAAGASASVAGGSSGHYRPDSGSGHKSDKSEKDREKKEKEREEKDIEMIKVFDGNNSFRRQQYRVIIVQRTYTLEQLLTTALRAFHITRDPQAFYLTDLYAPAGMEDTPMLDPTPVLNLVHLEGKRPAIYLRFHDRDRGHVRVYPGKLQCSMLEDPYVSVPVDNSTVIKDLIRDALDKFGLQDNQIQDYRCSEVLLDRGVTERILSWNERPWDIMKQLGKDSIRQMELMRFYMQHKQDPHGPNIALFVGNLPTGLSQRNYEQILNKYVTDENKFISIGPIYYEYGSVVLTFEDSMKAVRAFYNLRETIIEDKKLLVLLLPNIEPSMVPSDVRPLLVFVNVKSGGCQGLELISSFRKLLNPYQVFDLDNGGPLPGYVQHIHLFMYHPLIFVVPSTLSLYVFRQITNYKILVCGGDGTIGWVLQCLDNVGQDSECSSPPCAIVPLGTGNDLARVLCWGSGYTGGEDPLNLLRDVIEAEEIRLDRWTVVFHPEDKPEEPAMKAPSQTTGGAQNEDNSQIFVMNNYFGIGIDADLCLDFHNAREENPNQFNSRLRNKGYYVKMGLRKIVGRKAVKDLQKELRLEVDGKIVELPPVDGIIILNILSWGSGANPWGPDKDDQFSTPNHYDGMLEVVGVTGVVHLGQIQSGIRTAMRIAQGGHIKIHLNTDMPVQVDGEPWIQSPGDVVVLKSALKATMLKKTKSKRRLTEPHISPAVLSLSVAQQGSGSGSVSASGSPQSQSQQQLQQQQQQQQQQQLAENGEKEASMTLPAGFGST